In Pseudomonas fluorescens NCIMB 11764, a single window of DNA contains:
- a CDS encoding transporter substrate-binding domain-containing protein, which translates to MKTFRRLRCLLFLALLGCLWISRVDAQPQTLKLLGRSTVDGYDVKLADADSRLLRQKGRLVLAISAPDYPPFDITTTGTDYEGLTADYAGLLKQLLQVEIDVRRYASRDEAVRAIKEGKADLLGTANRYEVEDPQLRMSAAYADDQPVVLTRTDSTAPLDPDLANKRLAMLYHYLPEQQVRAFYPKANVELYPSTLEAVGAVAFRQADAVLSDAISANYLISKNYLNNVQLADFALLESGRFAFAMSNDNHQLQRIVNRALAAIPTNERMNILRRWGGSGTSIAGTQAPLFSVIEQRWLDDHPRVRVAINENLMPISFIDPEGKYRGISIDVLAKISLRTGLKFDIQPTRSVAQMLEWIRTGKVDLVAGISPSVERETELRFTRPFLTSPNVLVTRIAPGSPRTLDEMAGKTLALTQGNSTGEFIRQHFPQIKLVNAPLTAQAMEMVAQGSADGGINSLIGARVMISRQYRDRLQVTSTVGTDPARSTLATGREAVVLHSILDKALLSIPLEEIDAMTSNWRNDLMVEPSFWLGHRQDILQAFAAAGALLLLALVWIAWQRRQIRLRQQLLSQLQDAKDAADDANRAKTTFLATMSHEIRTPMNALLGMLELALKQADKGVIDRPAIEVASSAGQQLLALIGDILDIARIESGHLSLAPERANLRSLVESVCRVFEGLARQKNLDWRVELGDQSDCDVLIDPTRFKQVLSNLLSNAIKFTREGEVSLTLQVEPGVAGRRAVSLRIADTGIGISALDQQRLFSSFVQAGNNPHSGRQGSGLGLVISRTLCEMMGGRLLLDSTLGRGTRIDVCLELPALLALPSCAVPEDEGLEQTRPLTILVVDDYPANRLLMSRQLGYLGHSVMVAEEGRKGFEMWREFQFDVVVTDCNMPVCNGYELTGAIRDEERAQGLPPTLILGLTANAQPDEKARCLEAGMDDCLFKPIGLPELSAWLASKFIDGQESTTEASANAEIDLSGLLQYVGGDQELITQLLHDVVMTNRTDRDELLEAHASGQQQVLRTLAHRIKGGALMIRAVGLIECCETLERACREGHAAQIDLAVDLLQQAMTRLDQRLAQG; encoded by the coding sequence ATGAAGACCTTCCGGCGTTTGCGTTGCCTGCTATTCCTCGCGCTGCTGGGCTGTCTATGGATATCCCGCGTCGACGCACAACCGCAAACCCTGAAATTGCTGGGACGCTCCACTGTCGACGGCTACGACGTCAAACTGGCGGATGCCGATTCGCGGTTGCTGCGGCAAAAGGGCCGGTTGGTGCTGGCCATCTCGGCGCCGGATTATCCACCCTTCGACATCACCACCACCGGCACCGATTACGAAGGATTGACGGCTGACTATGCCGGGTTGCTCAAGCAGTTATTGCAGGTGGAAATCGATGTTCGTCGCTATGCATCGCGAGACGAGGCGGTGCGGGCGATCAAGGAAGGCAAGGCTGATTTGCTGGGAACAGCCAATCGTTACGAGGTCGAGGACCCACAGTTGCGGATGTCCGCTGCCTATGCTGACGATCAACCCGTCGTGCTGACCCGTACGGATTCGACGGCGCCGCTTGACCCCGATCTCGCCAATAAACGGCTGGCGATGCTCTACCACTATTTGCCCGAGCAGCAAGTGCGGGCGTTTTATCCCAAGGCGAATGTCGAACTGTATCCCTCGACGCTTGAGGCGGTGGGGGCCGTAGCGTTCCGTCAGGCGGATGCTGTCCTCAGCGATGCCATCAGCGCCAACTACCTGATCAGCAAAAACTACCTCAACAATGTTCAACTGGCCGATTTTGCGCTTCTGGAGTCCGGTCGTTTCGCCTTCGCGATGAGCAACGACAATCATCAGCTGCAACGCATCGTCAACCGGGCGCTGGCTGCTATCCCGACCAATGAACGGATGAACATCCTGCGCCGATGGGGCGGCAGCGGGACCTCCATCGCAGGCACTCAGGCCCCGCTCTTCAGCGTGATCGAACAACGCTGGCTCGACGACCACCCGCGCGTCCGAGTAGCGATCAACGAAAACCTCATGCCGATTTCCTTCATCGACCCTGAGGGCAAGTATCGGGGCATCAGCATTGATGTACTGGCGAAAATCAGCCTGCGCACAGGTTTGAAGTTCGACATTCAACCGACCCGGTCAGTGGCGCAAATGCTGGAGTGGATCAGGACCGGAAAGGTCGATCTGGTCGCCGGGATCAGCCCCAGCGTCGAACGTGAAACCGAATTGCGTTTCACCCGACCGTTTTTGACCAGTCCCAATGTGCTGGTGACGCGTATCGCGCCGGGCAGTCCCCGGACACTGGATGAAATGGCCGGTAAAACATTGGCCCTGACCCAGGGCAACAGCACCGGTGAGTTCATTCGTCAGCACTTTCCGCAGATCAAACTGGTCAATGCGCCATTAACGGCGCAAGCGATGGAAATGGTTGCCCAAGGCAGCGCGGATGGCGGCATCAACTCGCTGATCGGTGCCAGGGTCATGATTTCACGGCAGTATCGGGACCGGCTGCAAGTGACCAGCACCGTCGGCACCGACCCTGCTCGCAGCACCCTGGCAACCGGTCGCGAGGCGGTGGTGCTGCATTCGATTCTGGACAAGGCGCTGCTCAGCATTCCACTCGAAGAAATCGATGCAATGACGAGCAACTGGAGAAATGACCTGATGGTCGAGCCAAGTTTCTGGCTGGGTCACCGTCAGGACATTCTCCAGGCCTTTGCCGCCGCCGGCGCCTTGTTGTTGCTGGCGCTGGTCTGGATCGCCTGGCAGCGTCGGCAGATTCGACTGCGTCAGCAATTGCTCAGTCAGTTGCAGGACGCCAAGGACGCCGCGGACGATGCCAACCGTGCGAAAACCACGTTTCTGGCCACCATGAGCCATGAAATCCGCACGCCGATGAATGCGTTGCTTGGCATGCTCGAACTGGCTCTGAAGCAGGCGGATAAAGGCGTTATCGACCGTCCGGCCATCGAAGTGGCATCCAGTGCCGGCCAACAATTGCTGGCGTTGATTGGCGACATTCTGGACATCGCGCGTATCGAGTCCGGGCATTTGTCCCTTGCACCGGAACGGGCCAATTTGCGCTCGCTGGTCGAGTCGGTGTGCCGGGTCTTCGAGGGGCTGGCACGGCAGAAGAATCTGGATTGGCGCGTCGAACTGGGCGATCAAAGCGATTGCGATGTGTTGATCGATCCCACGCGTTTCAAGCAGGTGCTGTCCAATCTGCTGAGCAATGCGATCAAGTTTACCCGCGAAGGCGAAGTGAGCCTGACATTGCAGGTCGAACCTGGCGTAGCGGGGCGTCGAGCGGTGAGCCTGCGTATTGCAGACACCGGCATCGGCATCAGCGCACTCGATCAGCAGCGACTGTTCAGTTCGTTCGTGCAGGCCGGCAACAATCCGCATTCAGGCCGGCAAGGTTCCGGGCTGGGGTTGGTAATCAGCCGGACGTTGTGCGAAATGATGGGCGGCCGATTGCTCCTAGACAGCACGCTTGGACGGGGTACGCGGATCGATGTCTGCCTTGAACTGCCCGCGTTGCTTGCGCTGCCCTCCTGCGCTGTGCCCGAAGACGAAGGGTTGGAGCAGACGCGTCCGCTGACGATTCTGGTGGTTGATGATTACCCGGCCAACCGTCTGTTGATGTCCCGGCAGTTGGGCTATCTGGGGCACAGCGTGATGGTCGCCGAGGAGGGGCGGAAAGGATTCGAGATGTGGCGCGAATTTCAGTTTGATGTGGTCGTGACCGATTGCAACATGCCGGTGTGCAACGGTTATGAATTGACGGGGGCGATACGCGATGAAGAGCGTGCACAGGGATTGCCGCCAACGCTGATCCTGGGGTTGACCGCCAATGCTCAGCCTGATGAGAAGGCTCGTTGCCTGGAGGCGGGCATGGACGATTGCCTGTTCAAACCGATCGGCCTGCCGGAACTGAGTGCCTGGCTGGCCTCGAAATTTATCGACGGGCAGGAGTCGACCACCGAAGCATCTGCAAACGCCGAGATCGATCTGAGCGGCTTGCTGCAATACGTCGGTGGCGACCAGGAGTTGATCACGCAATTGCTGCACGACGTGGTCATGACCAATCGCACTGATCGGGATGAACTGCTCGAGGCGCATGCGAGCGGCCAGCAGCAAGTGCTTCGTACGCTTGCGCACCGTATCAAGGGTGGGGCGTTGATGATTCGAGCGGTCGGTCTGATCGAGTGTTGCGAGACGCTGGAGCGTGCCTGCAGGGAGGGCCATGCTGCGCAGATTGACCTCGCGGTTGATCTGCTGCAGCAGGCCATGACACGGCTGGACCAACGCCTGGCGCAGGGTTGA
- a CDS encoding chemotaxis protein CheY: protein MPNKALRILIADEQHFQRMRIERLFNRLDYYRVAPVRDLAELLTLVEYGSEPFDLVVINASLAGEAFDLPGFVLDNPQVRHALIYDGEQVKLPSIPACVQQKVQVSLAALPDLACIQRLMATVDPRLPFVGTVISVR, encoded by the coding sequence TTGCCTAACAAAGCGTTACGTATCCTGATTGCCGACGAGCAGCATTTCCAGCGGATGAGAATCGAGCGCCTGTTCAACCGGCTCGATTACTACCGCGTGGCGCCGGTGCGAGACCTGGCGGAATTGCTGACGCTGGTCGAATACGGGAGCGAGCCTTTTGATCTGGTGGTCATCAATGCCTCGCTGGCGGGTGAAGCGTTCGACCTGCCTGGTTTTGTCCTCGATAACCCACAGGTTCGCCACGCATTGATCTATGACGGCGAGCAGGTGAAGTTGCCGTCGATCCCTGCGTGCGTGCAGCAGAAGGTACAGGTGAGCCTCGCCGCGCTGCCTGATCTGGCATGCATTCAGCGGTTGATGGCAACAGTTGATCCACGATTACCGTTCGTCGGCACTGTCATTTCTGTCAGGTAG
- a CDS encoding lysine N(6)-hydroxylase/L-ornithine N(5)-oxygenase family protein, whose product MTQAIASPIVHDLIGVGFGPSNLALAIALQERGPSQGELDVLFLDKQADYRWHGNTLVTQSELQISFLKDLVTLRNPTSPYSFVNYLKHHGRLVDFINLGTFYPCRMEYNDYLCWVAGQFAEQSRYGEEVLTIEPVLHNQQVEALRVISRDTQGQQHVRTTRSVVVSAGGTPRIPEAFKALKDDGRVFHHSQYLAQMARQPCVNNQPMSIAIIGGGQSAAEAFIDLNDSFPSVQVDMILRGSALKPADDSPFVNEVFSPEFTDLVFQQASSERERLVNEYHNTNYSVVDIDLIERIYGIFYRQKVSGIARHAFRTLTTIEKATATERGIELAVRNNATGEVTVRHYDAVVLATGYERQMHRKLLAPLEEYLGDFEVDRNYKLITDERCKAGIYMQGFCQASHGLSDTLLSILPIRADEIAGSLYEHGKSRGQGRSVMDLLLATAS is encoded by the coding sequence ATGACACAGGCAATTGCATCGCCCATCGTTCACGACCTGATCGGCGTCGGTTTCGGCCCTTCGAACCTGGCGCTGGCCATCGCTCTGCAAGAGCGCGGGCCGAGTCAGGGCGAACTGGATGTTCTGTTTCTCGACAAGCAGGCGGACTATCGCTGGCACGGCAATACCCTGGTGACCCAGAGCGAGTTGCAGATTTCCTTCCTCAAGGACCTGGTGACCCTGCGCAACCCGACCAGCCCCTATTCCTTCGTCAACTACCTCAAGCACCACGGTCGTCTGGTGGACTTCATCAACCTAGGCACCTTCTATCCGTGCCGCATGGAGTACAACGACTACCTGTGCTGGGTCGCCGGGCAATTTGCCGAACAGAGCCGCTACGGCGAAGAAGTGCTGACCATCGAGCCGGTGTTGCACAACCAGCAGGTCGAAGCGTTGCGGGTGATCTCCCGCGATACCCAGGGTCAGCAACACGTGCGCACCACCCGTTCGGTGGTGGTGAGCGCCGGTGGCACACCGCGTATTCCCGAAGCGTTCAAGGCGTTGAAGGATGACGGTCGGGTGTTCCATCACTCGCAGTACCTGGCGCAGATGGCCAGGCAACCGTGCGTGAACAATCAGCCGATGAGCATCGCGATCATCGGCGGCGGGCAGAGCGCGGCGGAAGCCTTCATCGATCTGAACGACAGCTTCCCGTCGGTGCAGGTGGACATGATCCTGCGCGGCTCGGCGCTGAAGCCGGCGGACGACAGCCCGTTCGTCAACGAAGTGTTCTCGCCGGAGTTCACCGACCTGGTGTTCCAGCAGGCGAGCAGCGAGCGTGAGCGGCTGGTCAACGAGTACCACAACACCAACTATTCGGTGGTGGACATCGACCTGATCGAACGCATCTACGGCATCTTCTATCGCCAGAAAGTCTCGGGCATTGCCCGTCATGCCTTCCGCACCCTGACCACTATCGAAAAAGCCACCGCCACCGAGCGCGGCATTGAACTGGCCGTGCGTAACAACGCGACCGGCGAAGTCACGGTCCGTCATTACGACGCTGTGGTTCTGGCCACCGGGTATGAGCGTCAGATGCACCGCAAACTGCTGGCGCCGCTGGAAGAATACCTGGGGGATTTCGAAGTGGATCGCAACTACAAACTGATCACCGACGAGCGCTGCAAGGCCGGTATCTACATGCAGGGCTTCTGTCAGGCGAGCCACGGGTTGAGCGACACCTTGCTGTCGATCCTGCCGATCCGGGCGGATGAGATTGCCGGGTCGTTGTATGAACATGGCAAGAGCCGTGGGCAGGGGCGGTCGGTGATGGATTTGTTATTGGCGACTGCCAGCTAA
- the dkgB gene encoding 2,5-didehydrogluconate reductase DkgB, which produces MSIPAFGLGTFRLQGQVVIDSVSTGLELGYRAIDTAQIYENEAEVGEAIAASGVAREALFITSKIWVANFAKERLIDSLKESLQKLQTDYLDLTLIHWPSPEDQVPVEEFMSALLEAKKLGLTRQIGVSNFTVDLMKQAIAAIGAEHIATNQIELHPYLQNRKVVEFAQSQGIQITSYMTLAYGEVLKDPVIRQIADSLQATPAQVTLAWAMQSGYAVIPSSTKRANLQSNLKACDLTLSDADMALIAGLERGHRLTSPKGIAPNWD; this is translated from the coding sequence ATGTCTATTCCCGCATTCGGTCTTGGTACGTTTCGCTTGCAAGGCCAGGTGGTCATTGATTCGGTGAGCACTGGCCTGGAACTGGGCTACCGCGCCATCGATACCGCGCAGATCTACGAGAACGAAGCCGAAGTCGGCGAGGCCATCGCGGCCAGCGGCGTCGCCCGTGAGGCGCTGTTCATCACCAGCAAGATCTGGGTGGCCAACTTCGCCAAGGAGCGCTTGATCGACAGCCTCAAGGAAAGCCTGCAAAAACTGCAAACCGACTACCTGGACCTGACCCTGATTCACTGGCCTTCGCCGGAAGACCAGGTGCCGGTCGAAGAATTCATGAGTGCCCTGCTCGAAGCCAAAAAACTCGGCCTGACCCGGCAGATTGGCGTCTCCAACTTCACCGTCGACCTGATGAAACAGGCGATTGCCGCCATCGGTGCCGAGCACATCGCCACCAACCAGATCGAGCTGCACCCGTACCTGCAAAACCGCAAGGTCGTCGAGTTCGCGCAGAGCCAGGGCATCCAGATCACTTCCTACATGACCCTGGCGTACGGCGAAGTGCTGAAAGACCCGGTCATCCGGCAAATTGCCGATAGCTTGCAAGCAACGCCTGCGCAAGTGACGCTGGCCTGGGCGATGCAATCGGGTTACGCGGTGATTCCTTCGTCGACTAAACGCGCCAACCTGCAAAGCAATCTGAAAGCCTGCGACCTGACCCTGAGTGACGCCGACATGGCGCTGATCGCCGGTCTTGAGCGCGGCCACCGCCTGACCAGCCCCAAAGGCATCGCGCCGAACTGGGATTAA
- the mgtA gene encoding magnesium-translocating P-type ATPase → MNLTLLKEFFAGFLRTRHIARHFRRLALLENFTDTTVSREMPPTLAQTLVSAANSDTGQLLDNLNSHSDGLSEAEADALRVQFGLNEVEHEQPLPWWVHLWHCYKNPFNLLLTLLAVISWLTEDMKAAVVIFSMVVLSTFLRFWQETKSNQAADALKAMVSNTATVMRRDALRTEVPIKLLVPGDLIVLSAGDMIPADCRVLNAKDLFVSQAAMTGESMPVEKFPRQQDSDTSNPLDLDNILFMGTNVVSGTAMAVILTTGNSTYFGALAQRVGATDRVPTSFQTGVNKVSWLLIRFMFVMAPLVLFINGFTKGDWTEALLFALSIAVGLTPEMLPMIVTSTLAKGAVFLSRKKVIVKRLDAIQNFGAMDVLCTDKTGTLTQDKIFLARNVDVWGNDSDDVLEMAYLNSYYQTGLKNLLDVAVLEHVEVHRELKVGTAFRKVDEIPFDFTRRRMSVVVAERDQSHLLICKGAVEEVLAVCTRVRHGEVDEALTDDLLARIRQVTAAFNAEGLRVVAVAARPMIEGRDTYSLADEQALTLIGYVAFLDPPKESTAPALKALAAHGVAVKVLTGDNELVTAKICREVGLEQQGLLMGNDIERMTDAELAVAVETTNVFAKLTPTHKERIVRLLKGNGHVVGFMGDGINDAPALRTADIGISVDSAVDIAKEAADIILLEKSLMVLEEGVLEGRRTFANMLKYIKMTASSNFGNVFSVLVASAFIPFLPMLPMHLLVQNLLYDISQIAIPFDNVDEEMLKQPQRWQPADVGRFMLFFGPISSIFDITTFALMWYVFDANTPDHQTLFQSGWFVVGLLTQTLIVHMIRTPKIPFLQSRAAMPLMVMTGIIMAVGIFLPMGPLAHYFKLQALPSLYFVFLPVILLAYMALTQAVKGFYIRRFGWQ, encoded by the coding sequence ATGAACCTGACCCTGCTCAAGGAATTCTTCGCCGGATTCCTGCGCACCCGCCACATCGCCCGACACTTCCGTCGCCTGGCGCTGCTGGAAAATTTCACCGACACCACGGTCAGCCGCGAGATGCCGCCGACCCTGGCGCAAACCCTGGTGAGCGCCGCCAACAGCGACACCGGGCAACTGCTGGACAACCTCAACAGCCACAGCGACGGCCTGAGCGAAGCCGAGGCCGATGCACTGCGCGTGCAATTCGGCCTCAACGAAGTCGAGCACGAACAACCGCTGCCGTGGTGGGTTCACCTGTGGCACTGCTACAAAAACCCGTTCAACCTGCTGCTGACATTGCTCGCGGTCATCTCCTGGCTGACCGAGGACATGAAAGCCGCCGTCGTGATTTTCTCGATGGTGGTGCTCTCGACCTTTCTGCGCTTCTGGCAGGAAACCAAATCCAACCAGGCGGCCGACGCACTCAAGGCGATGGTCAGCAACACGGCCACGGTGATGCGTCGGGATGCATTGCGCACCGAAGTGCCGATCAAACTGCTGGTGCCGGGGGATCTGATTGTACTCTCGGCCGGCGACATGATTCCCGCCGATTGCCGCGTGCTCAACGCCAAGGACCTGTTCGTCAGCCAGGCGGCCATGACCGGCGAATCGATGCCGGTGGAAAAATTCCCACGCCAGCAGGACAGCGACACGAGCAACCCGCTGGACCTCGACAACATCCTGTTCATGGGCACTAACGTGGTGTCCGGCACCGCGATGGCGGTGATTCTGACCACCGGCAACAGCACCTATTTCGGTGCACTGGCCCAGCGGGTCGGTGCCACCGACCGCGTGCCGACGTCGTTCCAGACCGGGGTCAACAAAGTCAGCTGGCTGCTGATCCGCTTCATGTTCGTCATGGCGCCGCTGGTGTTGTTCATCAACGGTTTCACCAAGGGCGACTGGACCGAAGCGCTGCTGTTCGCGCTGTCGATTGCCGTGGGCCTGACCCCGGAAATGCTGCCGATGATCGTCACCTCGACCCTGGCCAAAGGCGCGGTATTCCTGTCGCGCAAAAAAGTCATCGTCAAACGCCTCGACGCGATCCAGAACTTCGGCGCCATGGATGTGTTGTGCACTGACAAAACCGGCACCCTGACCCAGGACAAAATTTTTCTGGCGCGCAACGTCGATGTCTGGGGTAACGATTCCGATGACGTGCTGGAAATGGCCTACCTCAACAGCTACTACCAGACCGGCCTGAAAAACCTGCTGGACGTGGCGGTGCTCGAACACGTCGAGGTCCACCGTGAACTGAAAGTCGGGACGGCGTTTCGCAAGGTCGACGAGATCCCGTTCGACTTCACCCGCCGGCGCATGTCGGTGGTGGTCGCCGAGCGCGATCAATCGCACCTGCTGATCTGCAAAGGGGCGGTGGAAGAGGTGCTGGCGGTGTGCACCCGAGTGCGGCACGGCGAGGTCGATGAAGCGCTGACCGATGACCTGTTGGCGCGGATTCGTCAGGTCACCGCTGCATTCAACGCCGAAGGACTGCGGGTGGTGGCGGTCGCCGCGCGGCCAATGATCGAGGGGCGCGACACCTACAGCCTGGCGGATGAGCAGGCCCTGACGCTGATCGGCTACGTGGCGTTTCTCGACCCACCGAAGGAAAGCACCGCGCCGGCCCTGAAAGCATTGGCGGCGCATGGCGTGGCGGTGAAAGTGCTGACTGGCGACAACGAACTGGTCACCGCGAAGATCTGCCGCGAAGTCGGCCTGGAACAGCAAGGCCTGCTGATGGGCAACGACATCGAGCGCATGACGGACGCCGAACTGGCCGTGGCGGTGGAGACCACCAACGTCTTCGCCAAACTGACGCCAACGCACAAGGAACGCATCGTCCGTCTGCTCAAAGGCAACGGCCATGTGGTCGGGTTCATGGGCGACGGCATCAATGACGCGCCGGCCTTGCGCACCGCCGACATCGGTATCTCGGTGGACAGCGCCGTGGACATCGCCAAGGAAGCGGCCGACATCATCCTGCTGGAGAAAAGCCTGATGGTGCTGGAGGAGGGCGTGCTGGAAGGACGCCGCACCTTCGCCAACATGCTCAAGTACATCAAAATGACGGCGAGCTCGAATTTCGGCAACGTGTTCTCGGTGTTGGTGGCCAGCGCGTTCATCCCGTTCCTGCCGATGCTGCCGATGCACCTGCTGGTGCAAAACCTGCTCTACGACATTTCGCAGATCGCCATCCCGTTCGATAACGTCGATGAAGAAATGCTCAAGCAACCCCAGCGCTGGCAACCGGCGGATGTCGGGCGTTTCATGTTGTTCTTCGGGCCGATCAGTTCGATCTTCGACATCACCACGTTTGCCTTGATGTGGTACGTGTTCGACGCCAATACCCCGGACCATCAAACCCTGTTCCAGTCCGGCTGGTTCGTGGTCGGGTTGCTGACGCAGACGCTGATCGTGCACATGATCCGCACGCCGAAGATCCCGTTCCTGCAAAGCCGCGCGGCCATGCCGCTGATGGTGATGACCGGGATCATCATGGCCGTGGGCATCTTCCTGCCGATGGGGCCTTTGGCGCACTACTTCAAATTGCAGGCGCTGCCGTCGCTGTACTTCGTGTTCCTGCCGGTGATCCTGCTGGCGTACATGGCGCTGACCCAGGCGGTGAAGGGGTTCTATATCCGCCGGTTTGGCTGGCAGTAA
- a CDS encoding sigma-70 family RNA polymerase sigma factor — protein sequence MENYYRELVCFLNAKLGNRQVAEDVVHDAYVRVLERSSDTPIEQPRAFLYRTALNLVIDDHRRNALRQVESLEVLDNEERYFTPSPHNCLDHGQRLEMLQRALAELPRLCRESFLLRKIDGLSHPEIAEHLGISRALVEKHIVNAMKHCRVRMRQWDAH from the coding sequence TTGGAAAACTACTATCGCGAGCTGGTGTGCTTTCTGAACGCCAAGCTGGGCAACCGTCAGGTGGCCGAAGATGTGGTGCATGACGCTTATGTGCGGGTTCTGGAACGTTCCAGCGACACGCCGATCGAGCAGCCCCGGGCATTCCTGTATCGCACCGCGCTCAATCTGGTGATCGACGACCATCGGCGCAATGCCTTGCGTCAGGTCGAGTCGCTGGAGGTGCTCGACAATGAAGAGCGCTACTTCACCCCGTCCCCCCACAACTGCCTTGATCATGGCCAGCGCCTGGAGATGCTCCAGCGTGCGTTGGCGGAATTGCCACGGCTGTGCCGCGAGAGTTTCCTGCTGCGCAAGATCGATGGCTTGTCGCACCCGGAAATCGCCGAACACCTCGGCATTTCCCGCGCGTTGGTGGAAAAGCACATCGTCAATGCAATGAAGCATTGCCGGGTGCGGATGCGGCAATGGGACGCCCACTGA
- a CDS encoding PaaI family thioesterase, with product MQSPNREATLAQWIAQEDAMRARLAAPGSLSMAEVSALSPSEFFDGIGNGELPSPPIGTLMDFIPIEWSAGLFIFQGTPDSRHYNPLGSVHGGYAATLLDSCMGCAIHTQLKKGQGYTTLDLRISYVRALTGASGPVRAEGKIVHLGRSTALAEGRIYDVDGRLYATGSTTCMILEARG from the coding sequence ATGCAGAGCCCCAACCGAGAAGCCACCCTCGCCCAATGGATTGCCCAGGAAGACGCCATGCGCGCACGTCTGGCCGCCCCCGGCAGTCTGTCGATGGCCGAGGTCAGCGCGCTGTCGCCCAGCGAATTCTTCGACGGCATCGGCAACGGTGAACTGCCCTCTCCGCCCATTGGCACGCTGATGGATTTCATCCCCATCGAATGGTCGGCCGGGCTGTTCATTTTTCAGGGCACACCGGATTCGCGGCATTACAACCCGCTAGGCAGCGTGCATGGCGGCTATGCGGCAACCTTGCTGGACTCGTGCATGGGCTGCGCCATTCACACGCAGCTGAAAAAGGGCCAGGGGTATACGACGCTGGATCTGCGCATCAGCTATGTTCGTGCGTTGACTGGCGCCAGTGGGCCGGTGCGGGCCGAGGGCAAGATCGTCCATCTGGGACGTTCGACGGCGCTGGCCGAGGGGCGGATTTATGATGTGGATGGGCGGTTGTATGCGACGGGTTCGACGACTTGCATGATTCTTGAGGCGCGGGGGTAG
- a CDS encoding response regulator transcription factor, with amino-acid sequence MKPARSAVVADDHPVVRAAVKILLKQEGFHPIHEVSSGNEVFSAIREHQPDLVVLDLMMPRLGGLEVLARIQASDERCRVLVFTGQDPRFYQDRCMRAGAVAYVSKSNDLQHLHEAVHAVMAGYTYFAKLPSSSVALSTLQCNEKEMIHRLSDRELTILVYLAKGLGNKEIAELMNLSPKTTSTYKTRLKEKLNVESNVHLSHFARRHELI; translated from the coding sequence ATGAAGCCAGCGAGATCAGCGGTGGTTGCGGACGACCATCCGGTGGTTCGCGCAGCCGTCAAAATACTGCTTAAACAGGAAGGGTTTCATCCGATTCACGAGGTATCCAGCGGCAACGAGGTCTTTTCGGCGATTCGTGAGCATCAACCTGATCTGGTGGTGCTGGATCTGATGATGCCCCGTCTCGGCGGGCTGGAAGTACTGGCCCGCATCCAGGCCAGTGATGAGCGATGTCGAGTACTGGTTTTCACCGGCCAGGACCCTCGGTTTTATCAGGACCGTTGCATGCGTGCCGGTGCCGTGGCGTACGTTTCCAAGTCCAACGATTTGCAGCATCTGCACGAGGCAGTGCATGCAGTGATGGCCGGTTACACCTATTTCGCCAAGCTGCCGTCGAGTTCGGTGGCGCTGAGCACGCTGCAATGCAACGAGAAGGAGATGATCCACAGGCTTTCCGACCGCGAACTGACAATCCTGGTGTACCTGGCCAAGGGATTGGGCAACAAGGAAATCGCTGAACTCATGAACCTGAGTCCCAAGACCACCAGCACCTACAAGACCCGACTGAAAGAAAAACTCAACGTTGAATCCAATGTACACCTGAGTCATTTCGCCAGACGCCATGAATTGATCTGA